A region from the Cystobacter ferrugineus genome encodes:
- a CDS encoding MGMT family protein: MAVKKKSPRRRESAPPLPFPEAVRRAVRAIPRGEVRSYAQVALYAGRPGAARGVGRELKTLENVPWWRVLRSNGTLAPAVAVEQARRLKAEGVRLEGEGTHWRVKR; the protein is encoded by the coding sequence ATGGCCGTGAAGAAGAAGAGTCCCCGCCGCCGGGAGTCCGCGCCTCCCCTCCCCTTCCCCGAGGCGGTGCGCCGGGCGGTGCGCGCCATCCCCCGGGGCGAGGTGCGCTCGTACGCGCAGGTGGCGCTCTACGCGGGGCGGCCAGGGGCGGCACGGGGCGTGGGCCGGGAGCTCAAGACGCTCGAGAACGTGCCCTGGTGGCGGGTGCTGCGCTCGAACGGGACGCTCGCGCCCGCGGTGGCGGTGGAGCAGGCCCGGCGGCTGAAGGCCGAGGGGGTGCGGCTGGAAGGAGAAGGCACCCACTGGCGCGTGAAACGCTGA